Part of the SAR324 cluster bacterium genome is shown below.
GGTGGACCATGCTGACTCGATGGGAGCTGCGGGTCGTTACGGTGGCGGTGATGTTCAGTGGATGACAGCTGGATCTGGGGTTCAGCACTCAGAAATGTTTCCGCTCCTTGAAGAGAATCAAGGTAATACTTTGGAATTATTCCAAATCTGGCTCAATCTACCTAAGCATCGAAAAATGGTTGATCCCAACTTTAAAATGCTCTGGGCGGAGACAATTCCAACAAGTACTTTTGAAGATGAAGCAGGGCGCAGCATTCAGGTTATTCAATACTGTAAGGGTTTTGGAACCAAAAAAGGGCCAGTGCCAACTCATGACTCATGGGCCAGTGAAGCAATCAATGATGTGGCAATTTGGGTAATTTCACTTGATGAACAAACTAGATGGGAATTACCAGAGGTTCTGAAGGGAGTGAACCGAAGCTTGTATCTTTACGAAGGAAAATCTGTTGAAGTTGCAGGTGAGCAGTTAAAACTTAATCAAGTGGGCCACATTAATCAGGCAGAGAGCTTGAAGATTATAAATGGTGAAAGTGCTTCGAAGCTTCTTCTCCTGCAGGGGAGACCCATTGACGAACCAGTTGTGCAATATGGGCCCTTTGTAATGAATTCACGACAAGAAATTGTTGATACTTTCGAGGAATATCGGCGAACCCAATTCGGAGGATGGCCTTGGAAAAGTCCTGATCAAATTCATGGACTCCTAAGTGGAAGATTTGCAAGGCATGCTAATGGGGTAGAAGAAAAACCAACTATCCCCAATTGATTGGAGCTAACTCTTTTCTCAAATGTTGAGAAATATTTAATCAAGCAA
Proteins encoded:
- a CDS encoding pirin family protein gives rise to the protein MATMTIENLGFPWATRDPFLFCVHHLDFYPKGNGKGGPAATLRGRQIGNDFIIKDGWRMYHGDKIPGFPAHPHRGFETVTVVQRGMVDHADSMGAAGRYGGGDVQWMTAGSGVQHSEMFPLLEENQGNTLELFQIWLNLPKHRKMVDPNFKMLWAETIPTSTFEDEAGRSIQVIQYCKGFGTKKGPVPTHDSWASEAINDVAIWVISLDEQTRWELPEVLKGVNRSLYLYEGKSVEVAGEQLKLNQVGHINQAESLKIINGESASKLLLLQGRPIDEPVVQYGPFVMNSRQEIVDTFEEYRRTQFGGWPWKSPDQIHGLLSGRFARHANGVEEKPTIPN